From a region of the Methanolobus tindarius DSM 2278 genome:
- a CDS encoding SRPBCC domain-containing protein — protein sequence MHKICTDIVIEAPINEVWDLLTDFHNFETWNPFITKIKGKLELGSKLEVHLHPPGTKGIDMSPVITKVEPFNEFRWIGNLWVKGIFDGEHAFRLEELENGRTRLIQCERFKGILAPLILYVLGEKTRAGFEKMNSSLKNECEKRNKKGFTQCVPSA from the coding sequence ATGCATAAAATATGTACTGATATAGTAATTGAAGCACCTATCAATGAGGTCTGGGACCTCCTTACAGATTTTCATAATTTTGAAACATGGAATCCTTTTATCACAAAAATAAAAGGAAAACTTGAACTCGGTTCTAAGCTGGAAGTTCATCTTCATCCGCCAGGGACAAAAGGAATTGATATGTCCCCGGTTATTACAAAAGTAGAACCATTTAATGAATTCAGGTGGATAGGAAATCTCTGGGTCAAAGGAATATTTGACGGAGAACATGCCTTCAGGCTTGAAGAACTTGAAAACGGTCGTACAAGGTTAATCCAGTGTGAAAGGTTCAAAGGTATACTTGCTCCGCTGATACTGTATGTGCTGGGTGAGAAAACCCGTGCAGGTTTTGAGAAAATGAATTCAAGTCTGAAAAATGAATGTGAAAAGAGAAACAAGAAGGGCTTCACACAGTGTGTGCCCTCGGCCTGA
- a CDS encoding molybdopterin dinucleotide binding domain-containing protein yields MGFGQFLAAPEIKLKVITYRDVFQNTAQETSRFGEEYEKSSAVIKLDPKDIAKLSIKDGETVIVKNSSGKVVVTAVKSDYEESHSGVAYMVNSPWSNSLVPDETGGTGVPKFKNFEVTVQGARGEKATGISEIL; encoded by the coding sequence ATGGGATTTGGACAATTTCTTGCAGCACCTGAAATTAAACTGAAAGTCATAACGTACAGAGATGTGTTCCAGAACACTGCTCAGGAAACTTCCCGTTTTGGGGAAGAATATGAGAAGTCTTCAGCTGTCATTAAACTGGATCCAAAAGACATTGCTAAACTTTCTATCAAAGATGGTGAGACTGTGATTGTTAAAAATAGCTCTGGAAAAGTTGTTGTCACAGCTGTCAAATCAGATTATGAAGAGTCACATTCAGGGGTTGCTTATATGGTAAACAGTCCATGGTCTAATTCTCTTGTACCTGATGAAACAGGTGGCACCGGAGTTCCAAAATTCAAGAATTTTGAAGTCACAGTTCAGGGTGCCAGGGGAGAAAAAGCTACCGGAATCAGTGAGATTCTCTGA
- a CDS encoding citrate/2-methylcitrate synthase, with amino-acid sequence MEEMKKGLEGVVALDTKISYIDGIQGILKYRGIKIEDLADLSYDAVSYLLINGKIPGEAELSEYSRMLKENRRINGKQIEVLKEFEFGTEALDGLRTAISCTAHFDEENNHHTPDANKNKSIRLVAKFPTIVAALHRASFGEKPIEPMDNLSHGANFLYMLSGKIPTELEAEAMEKDLILSAEHELNPSTFALRIAASTLSDLYSAVICGLCTLKGPLHGGARKGVMDMLDEIGSIENVRDYTLGKLENKEKIMGFGHRVYKTLDPRARIYKDVARALAEENGDTYWFDMAEEIEHILYHEFIEIRGKPIYPNVDFYSAVVYKYLDIPAELATSIFAMGRVSGWIAHCMEQYSDNRVIRPRAHTV; translated from the coding sequence ATGGAAGAGATGAAAAAAGGCCTAGAAGGCGTAGTAGCTTTGGATACCAAAATTTCCTATATAGATGGTATCCAGGGAATCCTGAAGTATAGGGGTATCAAAATAGAGGATCTGGCTGATCTCTCTTATGATGCTGTTTCCTATCTTCTCATCAATGGAAAGATTCCCGGTGAAGCAGAGTTGTCCGAATATTCCCGGATGCTTAAAGAGAATCGACGTATTAATGGAAAGCAGATCGAAGTGCTGAAAGAGTTTGAGTTTGGTACTGAAGCCCTGGATGGTCTTCGAACAGCCATATCCTGTACTGCACACTTTGATGAGGAAAATAATCATCATACACCTGATGCAAACAAAAATAAGTCAATAAGACTTGTTGCAAAATTTCCTACTATAGTTGCAGCCCTGCACAGGGCAAGTTTCGGTGAAAAACCAATTGAACCTATGGATAATTTATCCCACGGAGCTAATTTCCTGTATATGTTAAGCGGTAAAATTCCTACTGAACTTGAAGCTGAAGCAATGGAAAAAGATCTCATACTCAGTGCTGAGCATGAGCTGAATCCGTCTACATTTGCACTGAGAATAGCTGCTTCAACACTCTCTGATCTTTACTCAGCGGTTATCTGTGGTCTTTGTACACTAAAAGGACCTCTCCATGGCGGTGCCAGAAAAGGAGTTATGGACATGCTGGATGAGATCGGAAGCATCGAAAATGTAAGAGATTATACCCTGGGAAAACTTGAAAATAAAGAAAAGATCATGGGTTTTGGTCACCGTGTGTATAAAACACTTGATCCCAGAGCAAGAATATACAAGGATGTTGCCAGGGCACTTGCAGAGGAAAATGGCGACACATATTGGTTTGACATGGCAGAAGAAATAGAGCATATTCTTTACCATGAGTTCATAGAAATCAGAGGAAAGCCAATCTATCCGAATGTTGATTTCTATTCTGCAGTGGTGTACAAATATCTTGATATTCCCGCCGAACTTGCAACTTCCATCTTTGCAATGGGAAGGGTTTCAGGCTGGATAGCGCACTGTATGGAACAATATTCAGACAACAGAGTTATCAGGCCGAGGGCACACACTGTGTGA
- a CDS encoding cupin domain-containing protein, which produces MKITNYKDAEKKDNPHGVTVHKLYDTEHAQVMHMQLKPGEALKKHSTPVDVFFYVLEGEGIVEIGDEQETITKDMLVDSPAKIPHRLMNESDSLFRFLVVKVPRQTEQTKMM; this is translated from the coding sequence ATGAAAATTACAAATTATAAAGATGCAGAAAAGAAAGATAACCCTCATGGAGTAACCGTACACAAGCTCTATGACACCGAACATGCCCAGGTTATGCACATGCAGCTCAAGCCCGGTGAAGCTCTAAAGAAGCACTCTACTCCGGTTGATGTTTTCTTCTATGTGCTTGAAGGTGAAGGCATAGTAGAGATTGGTGATGAGCAGGAGACTATAACTAAGGATATGCTGGTGGATAGTCCCGCTAAAATTCCTCACAGGCTCATGAATGAAAGCGACAGTCTGTTCCGTTTCCTTGTGGTAAAGGTGCCACGTCAGACCGAACAGACAAAAATGATGTAA
- the acnA gene encoding aconitate hydratase AcnA, translating into MKCDNLKDSFGSKQTITIADKEVTFYSLKKLEEAGIANISKLPYSIRVLLEDILRNVDGKVITEDDVKNLASWSPDGVLAVDIPFIPSRVLMQDFTGVPAVVDIAAIRSAMERLGGDPSAINPVIPANLVIDHSIQVDYYGTSYARNCNEKYEFHRNKERYELLHWAQNAFDNLKVVPPASGIIHQVNLEYLASVVHLNEKCGELIAYPDTLVGTDSHTTMINGLGVLGWGVGGIEAEAVMLGQPYYMPIPEVVGFKLTGELREGVSATDLVLTVVQMLREHGVVGKFVEFYGPGYKAIELTERAVLANMAPEYGATMGFCPVDEVTLAYMTMTGRTEEQVELVRQYCKEQGLFLENDAPEPEFTSTLELDISTVEPSLAGPKRPQDRIPIPEMSRAFHQTMKEVFAAKSGKEACETDPDYGRWLNEGGYSVSEITHPHHTGITKIKCADDVVSVTHGSVVIASITSCTNTSSPALMIGAGLLAKKAVEKGLKVKPFVKTSLAPGSRVVTDYLEEAGLMPYLDALGFHLVGYGCLTCIGNSGPLREAVSNEIEDKDLTVAAVLSGNRNFEGRINSQIKANYLASPMLVVAYALAGTVDIDLINEPIACDPNGQPVYLKDIWPGKEELNECMQGAVTPEMFKEQYSNVYEGTELWRELDAPKGLLYDWDADSTYIQEPPFFKDFPLEVEALADIKSSKALAYVGDSITTDHISPAGSIPTSYPAGQYLIAKGVDEKNFNSYGSRRGNHEVMMRGTFGNVRLKNKLVGKEGSWTMYLPENKEMPIYDAAMKYIEQKIPLIVVAGKEYGTGSSRDWAAKGTQLLGIKAVIAESFERIHRSNLVGMGVLPLQFKEGESAEALGLTGTETYDITGIEELKPFGELTVVAKSDDGEEKSFMVDVRLNSEIEIEYYMNGGILHKFLRDRVKGE; encoded by the coding sequence ATGAAATGTGATAATCTTAAAGATTCTTTTGGATCTAAACAAACTATTACTATCGCTGATAAAGAGGTAACATTCTATAGCTTAAAAAAGCTTGAAGAGGCAGGTATTGCCAATATTTCCAAATTACCTTACTCAATCAGAGTACTGCTTGAAGATATCCTGAGAAACGTTGATGGAAAAGTTATCACAGAAGATGACGTCAAAAATCTTGCAAGCTGGAGCCCAGATGGTGTGCTTGCTGTAGATATACCATTCATTCCTTCAAGAGTTTTAATGCAGGACTTTACAGGCGTTCCTGCAGTCGTAGATATTGCAGCCATAAGATCAGCAATGGAAAGACTTGGAGGTGACCCTTCAGCAATTAATCCGGTCATTCCTGCAAATCTTGTTATCGATCACTCTATTCAGGTAGATTATTACGGCACATCATATGCACGTAACTGCAATGAGAAATATGAGTTCCACCGCAACAAGGAAAGATACGAGCTGCTCCACTGGGCACAGAATGCTTTTGATAACCTGAAGGTTGTTCCACCTGCAAGCGGTATTATCCACCAGGTCAACCTCGAGTACCTTGCATCCGTTGTTCACCTGAATGAAAAATGTGGTGAGCTCATTGCATACCCTGATACCCTTGTTGGAACAGATTCCCACACCACTATGATCAACGGACTTGGTGTACTTGGATGGGGAGTCGGCGGTATTGAGGCTGAAGCTGTTATGCTCGGACAGCCATATTACATGCCAATTCCTGAAGTTGTCGGATTCAAGCTCACTGGAGAACTCAGGGAAGGCGTTTCAGCAACTGACCTTGTACTTACAGTTGTACAGATGCTCAGGGAGCATGGTGTTGTCGGAAAGTTCGTGGAATTCTACGGACCTGGTTACAAGGCTATTGAGCTTACAGAGAGAGCCGTCCTTGCGAACATGGCTCCTGAATACGGTGCAACAATGGGATTCTGCCCTGTTGATGAAGTTACACTTGCATACATGACCATGACCGGCAGAACTGAAGAACAGGTTGAACTTGTCAGGCAGTATTGTAAAGAGCAGGGACTCTTCCTTGAAAATGACGCACCTGAACCTGAATTCACATCTACACTTGAACTTGATATAAGCACCGTGGAACCATCACTTGCAGGACCAAAGAGGCCACAGGACCGCATACCAATTCCTGAAATGTCAAGGGCATTCCACCAGACTATGAAGGAAGTGTTCGCTGCAAAGAGCGGAAAGGAAGCATGTGAAACCGATCCTGATTACGGACGCTGGCTTAACGAAGGCGGTTACAGTGTTTCCGAAATAACACATCCACATCACACTGGCATTACAAAAATCAAGTGTGCAGACGACGTTGTTTCTGTAACACATGGTTCTGTTGTAATTGCTTCTATCACATCATGTACTAACACATCCAGCCCTGCACTTATGATCGGAGCAGGACTTCTCGCGAAAAAGGCTGTTGAAAAGGGACTTAAGGTCAAACCATTTGTCAAGACAAGTCTTGCACCTGGTTCCCGTGTAGTTACCGACTACCTTGAAGAAGCAGGTCTTATGCCATATCTTGATGCACTGGGATTCCACCTTGTTGGCTACGGATGTCTCACATGTATAGGTAACAGCGGACCACTTAGAGAGGCTGTTTCAAACGAAATAGAAGACAAAGACCTTACCGTTGCAGCAGTTCTCAGTGGTAACAGGAACTTTGAAGGCAGGATAAACTCCCAGATAAAGGCAAACTACCTTGCATCCCCAATGCTTGTTGTAGCATATGCACTCGCAGGAACAGTTGATATTGACCTCATAAATGAGCCAATTGCCTGTGATCCAAACGGACAGCCTGTTTACCTGAAAGACATCTGGCCAGGTAAGGAAGAACTTAATGAGTGCATGCAGGGTGCAGTCACACCTGAGATGTTCAAAGAACAATACTCCAACGTGTATGAGGGTACAGAACTCTGGAGAGAACTTGATGCACCAAAAGGTCTGCTCTACGATTGGGATGCAGATTCCACCTACATACAGGAACCACCATTCTTCAAGGATTTCCCATTGGAAGTAGAGGCACTTGCAGATATTAAGAGCTCAAAGGCTCTGGCATATGTTGGAGACAGTATAACTACAGATCATATTTCACCTGCCGGTTCTATCCCAACATCATATCCTGCAGGCCAGTACCTAATTGCAAAAGGCGTGGATGAAAAGAACTTCAACTCATACGGTTCCAGGCGTGGTAACCACGAAGTAATGATGAGAGGAACTTTTGGAAACGTACGTCTTAAGAACAAACTTGTTGGAAAAGAAGGTTCATGGACAATGTACCTGCCAGAAAACAAGGAAATGCCAATCTATGATGCTGCAATGAAATATATAGAACAGAAGATTCCACTGATTGTTGTTGCAGGAAAGGAATACGGTACCGGAAGCTCACGTGACTGGGCAGCAAAGGGAACCCAGCTTCTTGGAATTAAAGCTGTTATAGCTGAATCATTTGAAAGGATACACCGCAGCAACCTTGTAGGTATGGGTGTACTACCGCTTCAATTCAAGGAAGGAGAATCAGCTGAGGCGCTTGGACTTACCGGAACAGAGACATACGACATAACCGGAATTGAAGAACTCAAACCATTCGGAGAACTTACCGTTGTAGCAAAGTCCGATGATGGTGAAGAGAAGAGTTTCATGGTTGATGTCCGTCTTAACTCAGAAATTGAAATTGAATACTACATGAATGGAGGAATTCTGCACAAATTCCTCAGAGACAGAGTAAAGGGTGAATGA
- a CDS encoding B12-binding domain-containing protein gives MNPTKEEIFDKAKHAVMDLDETAVEKIAHEALDAGVSPVELIEFGFVEGMKAVGDLFEEGKSQLAEIFEASHIVESGIDVLRPAIMGSKNDVCLFGNLVVGM, from the coding sequence ATGAACCCAACTAAGGAAGAGATCTTTGACAAGGCAAAGCATGCTGTAATGGATCTCGATGAAACAGCCGTCGAAAAGATAGCCCACGAAGCCCTAGATGCAGGAGTTAGTCCGGTAGAACTGATAGAATTTGGATTTGTGGAAGGCATGAAAGCCGTGGGAGACCTTTTTGAGGAAGGTAAGTCACAGCTTGCAGAAATATTTGAAGCATCGCACATTGTAGAGTCAGGTATCGATGTACTCAGACCTGCGATAATGGGTTCCAAAAATGATGTATGTCTTTTCGGCAACCTCGTTGTCGGAATGTAA
- a CDS encoding (Fe-S)-binding protein produces the protein MANVMEIYQLLPKTNCKECGKSTCMAFAVDLLARKVSVDDCPPLVNDAKYKAGYDKLSEMIAPVSGVTDTGLIVHEDKCIGCGNCVVACPVNVANDPLGAGSGKAPTSDKVIFKVEDGVVKARNVQECRRFGENRILCVACIDTCPTKAIEFV, from the coding sequence ATGGCAAATGTGATGGAAATATACCAGTTGCTTCCAAAAACAAATTGTAAGGAATGTGGAAAAAGTACATGTATGGCATTTGCTGTGGATTTGCTGGCACGTAAGGTCAGTGTGGATGATTGTCCCCCTCTTGTAAATGATGCTAAGTACAAAGCAGGTTATGACAAACTTTCAGAGATGATAGCTCCTGTTAGCGGTGTAACTGATACGGGCCTTATTGTTCATGAGGATAAATGTATAGGATGTGGAAACTGTGTTGTTGCATGTCCTGTAAATGTAGCCAATGACCCACTTGGAGCTGGCAGTGGGAAAGCACCAACATCTGATAAAGTAATCTTTAAAGTTGAAGATGGTGTTGTTAAAGCCCGCAATGTTCAGGAATGCCGCCGCTTTGGTGAGAACAGGATTCTTTGTGTTGCCTGCATAGATACATGTCCAACCAAGGCCATTGAGTTCGTATGA
- a CDS encoding formylmethanofuran dehydrogenase subunit B — protein sequence MSEYYVCTGCALLCDDIEVEIENSKIKTVHAACRKGVARMKGCSDPLECTVDGEKTDVDSAITKAAEILREAENPLIFGHGNSSSEAQKLSIGLAKKTGAYLDDTSSFCQGPVIEAILQEKLRTCTLDDIRHKADVIIFWGADPSNSHPRHLSRYSYFPRGKERQRGWEEDRTAICVDVRKSETAVICGANRFYQIPMGGDEEFMDALVSALSSKVPKTSFGFDAKRILELANVLKKAKFGVICVGLGLIYSLEDLEPLFRLIDKLNEVSEFSLMPMVGQYNMRGFNQNLYEETGFINRVKFNSETGEAKHGPEFSVVESLREKSVDAALIIGSDPLSSLPLSVSRYLADIPLITIDPCRNLTSSKAEVTIPCAFGGVEYGGTAVRMDGVEVKLKKILDTENLPDAEILRKITEAI from the coding sequence TTGAGTGAATATTATGTTTGTACGGGCTGTGCACTTCTTTGTGATGACATAGAAGTTGAAATTGAAAACAGCAAAATAAAAACAGTTCATGCAGCATGCCGTAAAGGTGTTGCCCGCATGAAAGGTTGCAGCGATCCTCTGGAATGTACTGTGGATGGTGAAAAAACTGATGTTGATTCTGCAATTACAAAGGCCGCTGAGATTCTCCGTGAAGCAGAGAACCCATTGATTTTTGGTCATGGTAACTCAAGTTCAGAAGCTCAGAAACTGTCCATCGGTCTTGCAAAAAAGACAGGTGCATATCTGGATGATACTTCATCTTTCTGCCAGGGGCCGGTAATAGAGGCGATACTGCAGGAAAAACTCAGAACATGCACTCTTGATGATATCAGGCACAAGGCTGATGTAATCATATTCTGGGGTGCTGACCCTTCAAACTCACACCCACGTCATCTTTCAAGATATTCTTATTTCCCAAGAGGCAAGGAACGCCAGAGAGGCTGGGAAGAAGACAGGACAGCTATTTGTGTTGATGTCAGGAAATCCGAAACTGCAGTTATCTGTGGTGCAAATCGTTTTTACCAGATACCAATGGGTGGAGATGAAGAGTTTATGGATGCACTTGTAAGTGCACTCTCCAGTAAGGTTCCAAAAACATCATTCGGATTTGATGCAAAGAGAATACTTGAACTTGCAAATGTACTGAAAAAGGCAAAATTCGGTGTAATTTGTGTCGGACTCGGACTAATTTATTCTCTGGAAGATCTGGAGCCATTGTTCCGGTTAATTGACAAACTCAATGAAGTTTCAGAGTTCAGTCTCATGCCAATGGTTGGCCAGTACAATATGAGAGGTTTTAACCAGAATCTTTACGAAGAAACAGGTTTTATCAACCGTGTCAAATTTAATTCAGAAACCGGTGAAGCAAAACACGGACCGGAGTTTTCAGTTGTGGAATCTCTCAGGGAAAAAAGTGTTGATGCTGCACTTATCATAGGTTCCGATCCTCTATCCAGTCTTCCATTGTCAGTTTCACGATATCTTGCTGATATTCCATTGATTACTATTGATCCATGTAGAAATCTGACCTCATCTAAAGCGGAAGTAACCATACCATGTGCCTTTGGAGGTGTGGAATATGGTGGAACTGCTGTTCGAATGGATGGAGTTGAAGTCAAGCTTAAAAAGATACTTGATACTGAAAATCTCCCGGATGCTGAGATTCTCAGGAAAATCACGGAGGCAATTTAA
- a CDS encoding ferredoxin-thioredoxin reductase catalytic domain-containing protein — protein MTDLAPIMEKTHEWASKYAKKKGFILNPDEEMLMMVIEGLSKNKHEHGKQYCPCRLRTGDTEEDRKIICPCVYHEDEIENDGNCHCSLFFKV, from the coding sequence ATGACAGACCTTGCACCAATAATGGAAAAGACCCACGAATGGGCATCAAAATACGCAAAGAAAAAGGGATTTATTCTCAATCCTGACGAAGAAATGCTTATGATGGTTATTGAAGGTCTTTCTAAAAATAAACATGAACATGGGAAGCAGTACTGTCCATGCAGACTGAGAACAGGTGATACCGAAGAAGATCGTAAGATCATCTGTCCATGTGTTTACCATGAGGATGAGATAGAGAATGATGGAAACTGTCACTGTTCCTTGTTCTTCAAAGTCTGA
- a CDS encoding choice-of-anchor L domain-containing protein, with translation MKINVVIIIVLLMALITSAAATAENLRENPETKVMVMSPSTSSTSTFTTTDLDTISKEQIVSTILGSGVTVKDIRVTGANTAIGTFSDTESVLGIEQGIILSTGDIAYTSGPNNADDTTKAHGLAGDTDLDGLVPEYETHDATILEIDFIPEGSQLEFNYVFGSEEYNEYVDTNFNDVFGFFLNGQNIALIPGTNEPVAINNVNLNKSSAYYKDNDFGDLNPIPYNTELDGFTSVLTATGQVTPSEVNTIKIAIADSGDFWYDSAVLIEANSFSSADFFLTPESATNNVGETHEVTAKLVESTQNGVFPIVGENVNFEIISGPNAGKAGSDVTDLKGLATWSYTSSTPGTDTIKAFVDSTTYPYMVSNEITKKWVGEQNNAEVPEFPTIALPVLAIIGIALFFQRRN, from the coding sequence ATGAAAATAAATGTAGTAATTATAATAGTATTGTTGATGGCATTAATTACCAGTGCCGCAGCAACAGCTGAAAATCTAAGAGAAAATCCTGAAACCAAAGTAATGGTGATGTCACCATCTACAAGTTCAACCTCAACTTTCACAACAACCGATCTTGATACAATCTCCAAAGAACAGATTGTTTCTACTATACTTGGATCAGGTGTCACCGTAAAAGACATCAGAGTCACAGGTGCAAACACAGCCATAGGTACATTCAGTGATACTGAATCCGTACTTGGAATTGAACAGGGGATTATCCTGAGCACAGGAGATATTGCATATACATCGGGCCCAAATAATGCCGATGACACAACTAAAGCTCATGGACTGGCTGGAGACACTGATCTAGACGGACTTGTCCCTGAATACGAAACACACGATGCCACTATCCTTGAAATTGATTTTATTCCTGAAGGATCACAGCTTGAATTCAATTATGTATTCGGATCTGAAGAATATAATGAATACGTAGATACTAACTTTAATGACGTTTTTGGATTTTTCCTCAATGGACAGAACATTGCATTAATTCCCGGAACAAACGAACCAGTTGCAATCAACAATGTAAATCTCAATAAGAGTTCTGCCTACTATAAAGACAATGATTTTGGAGACCTGAACCCGATTCCATACAACACAGAACTTGATGGTTTCACTAGCGTACTAACAGCTACAGGACAGGTCACTCCCTCTGAAGTAAACACTATAAAAATTGCAATAGCCGATTCCGGAGACTTTTGGTATGATTCCGCTGTATTAATAGAAGCAAATAGTTTCAGTTCAGCAGATTTCTTCCTTACACCTGAATCCGCAACAAACAATGTTGGTGAAACACATGAAGTCACAGCAAAACTTGTGGAAAGCACACAAAATGGAGTATTTCCAATAGTAGGCGAAAATGTGAACTTTGAAATCATAAGCGGTCCTAATGCAGGAAAAGCAGGTTCTGATGTAACAGACCTGAAAGGACTTGCAACCTGGAGTTATACCAGTTCAACCCCAGGTACTGATACCATAAAAGCATTTGTTGACTCTACTACATATCCTTACATGGTATCAAACGAAATTACTAAAAAATGGGTTGGAGAGCAAAATAACGCAGAAGTTCCCGAATTCCCAACAATTGCACTTCCGGTGTTGGCAATTATAGGAATAGCATTGTTCTTCCAGCGCAGAAACTAA